A stretch of Coxiella endosymbiont of Amblyomma sculptum DNA encodes these proteins:
- the rimK gene encoding 30S ribosomal protein S6--L-glutamate ligase, with the protein MRMVILSTKKELYSTHRLKEAAWSRGHQVKIINTLRCYMSLSHEKPTIHYMGKELSTYDAVIPRIGSSITFYGTAVVRQFEMMGIFCLNSSIAITRSRDKFRSLQFLSRKGIDLPVTGFAHSPDDIDDLIQMVGGPPLIIKLIEGTQGIGVVLAETKKAAESVIQAFLGLKVNIIIQEFVGETQGQDVRCFVINNKVVASMLREARSGDFRSNVHRGGAIKLVKITPKEREIAINAAKTMGLNMAGVDLLRSKRGPLVLEVNSSPGLYGIETITRLDIAGMIINFIERNAKPIKGYNRYQG; encoded by the coding sequence GTGAGAATGGTGATTTTGTCAACCAAGAAAGAACTCTACTCTACCCATCGCTTAAAAGAAGCCGCTTGGTCACGAGGACACCAAGTTAAAATCATTAATACATTGCGATGCTACATGAGCTTAAGTCATGAAAAACCTACTATTCACTATATGGGAAAAGAATTGTCTACCTATGACGCTGTCATTCCTCGTATTGGTTCCTCTATCACCTTTTATGGGACAGCTGTAGTACGCCAATTTGAAATGATGGGCATTTTTTGTCTTAATTCTTCTATAGCTATTACTCGATCTAGAGACAAATTTCGTTCTCTTCAATTTCTTTCCCGAAAAGGAATCGATCTGCCCGTTACCGGTTTTGCTCATTCGCCTGATGATATCGACGATCTTATTCAAATGGTAGGAGGCCCTCCTTTAATTATTAAACTTATTGAAGGAACACAAGGGATCGGAGTAGTCTTAGCCGAAACTAAAAAAGCGGCGGAAAGTGTAATACAAGCATTTTTGGGATTGAAAGTGAACATTATTATTCAGGAATTCGTCGGAGAAACTCAAGGACAGGATGTGCGTTGTTTTGTTATTAACAACAAGGTGGTTGCGTCTATGTTGCGAGAAGCGCGGTCTGGGGATTTCCGATCCAATGTACACCGAGGAGGAGCAATTAAATTAGTTAAAATTACCCCAAAAGAAAGAGAAATTGCCATTAATGCGGCCAAGACTATGGGGCTTAATATGGCTGGTGTTGATTTGCTGCGTTCAAAACGTGGACCTCTAGTACTTGAAGTCAACTCATCACCAGGATTGTATGGGATAGAAACGATCACCCGTCTGGATATTGCTGGAATGATTATCAATTTCATAGAAAGGAATGCTAAACCAATCAAAGGATATAATCGCTATCAAGGATGA
- a CDS encoding phosphatidylglycerophosphatase A family protein: protein MNISNPKKKNGVFQDIPINLIKFVSFGFGMGLLPCMPGTFGTLLGAMFYFFLRQFSLLTYSIVVYALFVFGIVVCDVTNRHLKSLDHPRVVWDEMVGFLFVMVSVPKIWYYVAVGFVLFRTFDIWKPWPIEWIEKNIKGGMGVMVDDTIAALYAWSTLMAIINFKHLFTNFF from the coding sequence ATAAATATTTCTAATCCTAAAAAGAAAAATGGTGTTTTCCAAGACATACCAATAAATCTTATAAAATTTGTCTCTTTCGGGTTTGGGATGGGATTATTACCTTGTATGCCAGGTACGTTTGGAACGCTATTGGGAGCAATGTTTTATTTTTTTTTACGTCAATTTTCCTTATTAACTTACAGTATTGTAGTCTATGCTCTTTTTGTTTTTGGTATAGTTGTTTGTGATGTCACCAACCGTCATCTAAAATCTTTAGACCATCCAAGGGTTGTATGGGATGAAATGGTCGGATTTTTATTTGTCATGGTCTCTGTCCCTAAGATTTGGTATTACGTTGCCGTGGGTTTTGTTTTGTTTCGTACATTCGACATCTGGAAACCCTGGCCTATCGAATGGATTGAAAAGAACATTAAAGGCGGTATGGGAGTGATGGTTGATGATACAATAGCTGCTTTGTACGCGTGGTCTACCTTAATGGCTATTATCAATTTCAAACATCTATTTACAAACTTTTTTTAA
- a CDS encoding ATP-dependent zinc protease family protein, producing MKNVPLMILGWREWIALPDLGIDRIKAKIDTGARTSVLHAFSVKIFHRKPCNCLHFRLYPIQKNDQVMVACKANILDRRFVTNSGGCKELRYAIRTNVILGNRRWSIEITLTNRDKMGFRMLLGRSALQNTVVNPSRSFIASYKDFIQ from the coding sequence TTGAAAAACGTACCCTTAATGATTCTCGGTTGGCGCGAATGGATCGCTCTTCCTGATCTCGGAATCGATCGCATTAAAGCCAAAATCGATACTGGCGCAAGAACCTCAGTCTTACATGCTTTTTCTGTAAAAATCTTTCATAGAAAACCCTGTAATTGTTTACATTTTCGATTATATCCTATACAAAAAAACGATCAGGTTATGGTTGCTTGTAAAGCAAACATTCTGGATCGAAGGTTTGTAACCAATTCGGGGGGTTGTAAAGAATTGCGTTACGCTATTAGGACAAATGTCATTCTAGGTAACAGACGTTGGTCTATAGAAATTACACTCACTAATCGCGACAAAATGGGTTTTCGAATGTTGTTAGGACGATCGGCTTTACAGAACACTGTTGTCAATCCCAGTCGATCATTTATAGCTAGTTATAAGGATTTTATTCAGTGA